In Carassius auratus strain Wakin unplaced genomic scaffold, ASM336829v1 scaf_tig00214604, whole genome shotgun sequence, a single genomic region encodes these proteins:
- the LOC113092495 gene encoding tensin-2-like isoform X3 — MGCALSVDSCGDEPEPVPVTGSLRRERGKSRGNMRLTKAGKGEPHIFKEKTFKKKRQCGVCRQSVENLGSFCRVCKTATHKKCEAKISTACIPAQPSELRRGTSSSRHIQHLGSTKSLTHSKQRNTLPRSFSVDRVMDRVMERHYDFDLTYITERIICVFFPPLLEEQRYRLNLREVAAMLKSKHQDKFLLFNLSERRNDITRLNPKVHDFGWPDMHAPPLDKICAMCKVMENWLNSDPQHVVVLHCKGNKGKTGVIIAAYMHYSKISAGADQALSTLTMRKFCEDKVSSSLQPSQNRYIYYFGGLLSGAIKMNSSPLFLHHVLIPTIPNFQEDGGFFPFLKIYQSMQLVYTSGIYDVQGSGSRRLIVTIEPALLLKGDIMVKCYHRRVQSAERDSVFRLQFHTCTIHGAQLWFGKGELDEACSDDRFPSDATVEFVFSSGPEKIKGRASQRNDPAVSVDYNMNDPVVRWDSYENFNQRHQDSLEDIAHTHGPLDGSLYAQVKKRCAAGSTSLPYTNGSPARSSEERPSQLQSVSTDSGHSSVPPGQLDEPTRQAPPTQQEREELERLLGGIEGDGGRDRDRETAILDDCDSLPPERTGSLRLGRSCSCRVGYRSQRCAEPGCDGLHHLPNGYCLDRPTNTNGHTGAPSPGMPSVIGLCQHHSANPHQTLPPPDLLWDRQQSSQLYLHRTCTEGQSHHLCPYPSQEISPPPHSLNPRLLCRADEYIPYPHHHHSHPHHQKPSGPYHDVMMIDGLVTPSCPCRDCCLRREDFRTLHLDREEGIHWEREAELHRDIGLRRGREADMQRGAEIWDQESGLRRGREMPLQWDRDREAELQWEREQEAEYWHRRATVSPYGPHGHELPAFNVDPLPAGHPAYPEPSRSHSHAHLDLKYSSSSSGYQTPHQTCPCSPYQPSPSESRGYASDYQSESTSPLPPPSASCPGPVHHGSRPIDNQTDSHPQQYTSEATAWRSHITHGSLRRTHQDPHAPCSTPSDISGPPTPVHTSSPLQFQESPSLSVHEYDSRDVNSESSSAHSHNRTHPLALQSNSTSPGSRQAVLSSSQEIPEIHPFPATPTTAQNLSAPLTTHPAQQSSAEHCAPLTPPSESIQPQTNSSPTDATVPPTGVMVPQSTIKPAPTTDLSSHIPSESIPADLQSNGVSPSPEPDTTSASSVPASPQPPTGEHESSSSPEPPVPGFATLGRKLMLGSETSLPAGHSMDGSPSSTPTFPVSPVCCTPSPPPGSYSGCPTTSIPQPPLPEKRRPSGLPGSPNGRSGMLRGSMSHQPSGQHHVTFSPSVGELTMPAGQGEVVVEGEMGSRVSVKFVQDSSRFWYKPGISREQAIAALKEREPGAFLIRDSNSFQGAYGLALKVASPPPNVNNHSSKAGGDPLEQLVRHFLIETGPRGVKIKGCQNEPYFGSLSALVYQHSITPISLPCDLRIPDKDPIGEVVEVQPVSNMSTAADLLKQGAACNVLYLNSVETESLTGPQAIAKATGATMSRSPRPSATVVHFKVSAQGITLTDSQRRVFFRRHYPISSVTFSSVDPQDRRVFGFVAKKPGSVAENVCHLFAELDPEQPATAIINFINKVMLAPQRR, encoded by the exons TCTGCAAAACAGCTACTCATAAAAAATGTGAAGCCAAG ATCAGCACAGCCTGCATCCCAGCGCAGCCCTCCGAACTG CGAAGGGGAACGTCCTCCTCTAGACACATTCAGCATCTG GGCTCGACCAAGTCTCTGACCCACAGCAAACAGAGAAACACTCTCCCGAG gagctTCAGCGTGGATCGGGTGATGGACAGAGTGATGGAGAGACACTATGATTTCGATCTCACATACATCACAGAGAGGATCATCTGTGTCTTTTTCCCTCCTCTGCTGGAAGAGCAGCGGTACCGCCTGAACCTCAGGGAGGTGGCAGCCATGCTCAAGTCCAAACACCAGGACAAGTTTCTG TTATTCAATCTGTCTGAGCGAAGGAATGACATCACCCGCTTAAACCCAAAG GTTCATGACTTCGGCTGGCCAGATATGCACGCTCCTCCTTTGGATAAGATCTGTGCCATGTGCAAAGTCATGGAGAACTGGCTGAACTCTGACCCCCAGCATGTGGTCGTTCTGCACTGTAAG GGCAACAAAGGAAAGACGGGTGTTATCATTGCTGCCTACATGCATTACAGCAAGATATCAGCAGG GGCAGATCAGGCCCTCAGCACATTGACCATGAGGAAGTTTTGTGAAGATAAAGTGTCATCCTCTCTCCAACCCTCTCAGAACAG GTATATCTATTACTTCGGAGGCCTGCTCTCAGGGGCCATCAAAATGAACAGCAGCCCACTCTTCCTCCATCATGTCCTCATTCCTACCATCCCCAATTTCCAGGAAGACGGAG GTTTCTTCCCTTTCCTGAAGATCTATCAGTCCATGCAGCTTGTCTACACTTCTGGCATATA TGACGTGCAGGGCTCTGGGAGCAGACGGCTGATTGTTACTATTGAGCCTGCACTGCTGCTGAAAGGAGACATCATG GTTAAATGTTATCACAGACGGGTTCAGTCTGCTGAGAGGGACTCTGTGTTTCGACTGCAGTTTCATACGTGCACCATTCATGGTGCTCAGCTCTGGTTCGGCAAAGGGGAACTGGATGAAGCTTGTTCAG ATGACAGATTTCCCTCAGATGCCACAGTGGAGTTTGTGTTTTCATCTGGGCCTGAGAAAATCAAAG GGAGGGCGAGCCAGAGGAATGATCCAGCTGTCAGCGTTGACTATAACATGAATGATCCTGTGGTGCGCTGGGATTCTTATGAGAACTTCAATCAGAGACATCAGGACAGCCTAGAGG ATATCGCACACACACATGGGCCTCTAGATGGCAGCCTGTATGCACAAGTAAAAAAGCGTTGTGCTGCAGGCTCCACCTCCCTGCCTTACACCAATGGAAGCCCTGCAAGGAGTTCTGAGGAGAGGCCAAGTCAGCTTCAGTCTGTTAGTACTGATTCTGGACACTCATCTGTGCCACCTGGCCAGCTCGATGAACCGACTCGACAGGCCCCGCCTACTCAGCAAGAGAGGGAGGAGCTTGAGCGTCTGCTGGGTGGGATTGAAGGAGATGGAGGGAGGGATCGTGACCGAGAGACGGCCATTTTGGATGACTGTGATTCCTTGCCTCCTGAAAGGACTGGGTCACTGAGGTTAGGCCGTTCATGCTCATGTCGGGTGGGCTATAGATCCCAGCGTTGTGCTGAGCCTGGATGCGATGGACTCCACCACTTACCTAATGGATACTGCCTTGATCGTCCCACCAACACTAATGGACACACGGGGGCTCCTTCTCCAGGGATGCCATCTGTCATTGGGCTTTGCCAACACCACAGTGCCAATCCTCACCAAACCCTGCCACCACCAGATCTTCTTTGGGACCGTCAACAAAGTTCACAGCTCTACCTTCATCGCACTTGCACAGAGGGGCAATCACACCACCTGTGTCCATATCCATCCCAAGAGATCAGTCCACCTCCACATAGTCTGAATCCCCGACTGCTCTGTAGGGCGGACGAGTACATTCCATACCCCCACCATCACCACAGTCATCCACATCACCAAAAACCCAGCGGACCCTACCACGATGTCATGATGATAGATGGCCTAGTGACACCCAGCTGTCCCTGTCGAGACTGCTGTCTACGGCGAGAAGATTTCCGCACCCTCCATTTGGACAGAGAGGAGGGCATACACTGGGAAAGGGAGGCAGAGCTTCACCGGGATATTGGGTTAAGACGGGGCAGAGAGGCTGATATGCAAAGAGGGGCGGAGATATGGGACCAGGAGTCAGGGCTAAGAAGGGGCAGAGAAATGCCTCTGCAGTGGGACAGAGACCGAGAAGCAGAACTACAGTGGGAGAGAGAACAAGAGGCAGAATACTGGCACAGAAGGGCTACCGTATCCCCCTACGGGCCTCACGGTCATGAATTACCAGCATTTAATGTTGATCCACTTCCCGCAGGCCATCCTGCATATCCAGAACCCTCCCGGTCCCACTCTCATGCCCATCTGGATCTCAAGTACAGCAGCAGTTCCAGTGGATATCAAACACCACACCAGACCTGCCCCTGCTCCCCCTACCAGCCTTCTCCCTCAGAGAGTCGCGGCTATGCCTCGGATTACCAGTCTGAGTCCACGTCCCCTCTTCCCCCTCCCTCCGCCTCCTGCCCTGGCCCAGTGCACCATGGCAGCAGACCTATAGATAACCAAACAGACTCCCACCCTCAGCAGTACACCTCTGAAGCAACAGCTTGGCGTAGTCACATTACCCATGGTTCCCTACGGCGGACACATCAAGATCCACATGCCCCATGTTCAACACCCTCTGATATTTCAGGACCTCCAACACCAGTCCACACAAGCAGTCCTTTGCAATTCCAGGAAAG tCCTAGCCTGAGTGTCCATGAGTATGACTCAAGAGATGTTAACAGTGAAAGCAGCTCAGCCCACTCCCACAACAGGACGCATCCACTTGCCCTACAGTCAAACAGTACCAGTCCTGGGTCTCGGCAAGCGGTACTTTCTTCCAGTCAAGAGATTCCTGAGATACACCCCTTTCCTGCCACACCCACCACTGCCCAAAATCTCTCTGCCCCACTTACTACACATCCCGCCCAACAAAGCTCAGCAGAACACTGCGCCCCTTTAACACCTCCATCAGAATCCATCCAACCACAGACAAACAGCTCGCCAACTGATGCTACGGTGCCACCCACAGGGGTAATGGTACCACAATCAACTATTAAACCAGCACCCACAACCGACCTCTCTTCTCACATCCCATCCGAGTCCATCCCAGCTGACTTGCAGAGCAATGGAGTATCACCATCTCCTGAACCAGACACCACTTCTGCTTCTTCAGTCCCTGCTTCCCCTCAACCACCCACTGGTGAACATGAGAGCTCATCCTCCCCTGAACCCCCAGTGCCTGGATTTGCCACGCTGGGCAGGAAGCTGATGTTGGGCTCTGAAACCTCACTTCCTGCGGGACACAGTATGGATGGCAGCCCCAGCTCCACTCCCACCTTCCCTGTCTCTCCTGTCTGCTGcaccccatctcctccaccaggctcCTACTCGGGGTGCCCAACCACCTCCATCCCACAGCCTCCCCTCCCAGAGAAACGCCGCCCATCTGGCCTGCCAGGATCACCCAACGGGAGGTCTGGAatgctgagggggtccatgaGCCATCAGCCCTCTGGGCAACACCACGTTACCTTCTCCCCTTCAGTAGGAGAGCTGACCATGCCCGCTGGACAGGGTGAAGTCGTTGTGGAGGGTGAGATGGGCAGCCGTGTCAGTGTGAAATTTGTTCAGGACAGCTCTCGTTTTTGGTATAAACCTGGTATCTCTAGAGAGCAAG CTATTGCAGCACTGAAGGAAAGAGAGCCAGGGGCCTTCCTCATCCGAGACAGTAACTCTTTCCAGGGGGCCTACGGTCTGGCCCTGAAAGTTGCCAGCCCACCCCCCAACGTCAATAACCATAGCAGCAAAG CAGGAGGAGACCCTCTGGAACAGCTGGTTCGACACTTCCTGATTGAGACAGGGCCTCGAGGAGTGAAGATTAAGGGCTGTCAAAATGAGCCCTACTTTG GGAGTCTTTCAGCACTGGTGTATCAGCATTCCATTACACCAATCTCTCTGCCCTGTGACCTCCGCATCCCTGATAAAG ACCCAATCGGTGAAGTCGTGGAGGTTCAGCCTGTCAGTAACATGAGTACAGCTGCAGACCTTCTGAAACAGGGAGCAG CCTGCAATGTGCTGTACCTGAACTCAGTTGAGACCGAGTCTCTCACGGGACCCCAGGCTATCGCTAAGGCCACAGGGGCCACAATGTCACGCAGCCCTCGGCCCTCTGCGACAGTGGTTCACTTTAAGGTGTCTGCCCAGGGCATAACACTGACAGACAGTCAGCGCAG GGTGTTTTTCAGGAGACATTATCCAATCAGCAGCGTGACTTTCAGCAGTGTGGACCCACAAGACAGGAG AGTGTTTGGTTTTGTTGCCAAGAAGCCCGGCAGTGTGGCGGAGAATGTGTGCCATCTCTTTGCAGAGCTGGATCCCGAACAGCCCGCGACCGCCATCATCAACTTCATTAACAAAGTAATGCTGGCTCCACAGAGACGCTAG
- the LOC113092495 gene encoding tensin-2-like isoform X2, whose protein sequence is MGCALSVDSCGDEPEPVPVTGSLRRERGKSRGNMRLTKAGKGEPHIFKEKTFKKKRQCGVCRQSVENLGSFCRVCKTATHKKCEAKISTACIPAQPSELRRGTSSSRHIQHLGSTKSLTHSKQRNTLPRSFSVDRVMDRVMERHYDFDLTYITERIICVFFPPLLEEQRYRLNLREVAAMLKSKHQDKFLLFNLSERRNDITRLNPKVHDFGWPDMHAPPLDKICAMCKVMENWLNSDPQHVVVLHCKGNKGKTGVIIAAYMHYSKISAGADQALSTLTMRKFCEDKVSSSLQPSQNRYIYYFGGLLSGAIKMNSSPLFLHHVLIPTIPNFQEDGGFFPFLKIYQSMQLVYTSGIYDVQGSGSRRLIVTIEPALLLKGDIMVKCYHRRVQSAERDSVFRLQFHTCTIHGAQLWFGKGELDEACSDDRFPSDATVEFVFSSGPEKIKGRASQRNDPAVSVDYNMNDPVVRWDSYENFNQRHQDSLEDIAHTHGPLDGSLYAQVKKRCAAGSTSLPYTNGSPARSSEERPSQLQSVSTDSGHSSVPPGQLDEPTRQAPPTQQEREELERLLGGIEGDGGRDRDRETAILDDCDSLPPERTGSLRLGRSCSCRVGYRSQRCAEPGCDGLHHLPNGYCLDRPTNTNGHTGAPSPGMPSVIGLCQHHSANPHQTLPPPDLLWDRQQSSQLYLHRTCTEGQSHHLCPYPSQEISPPPHSLNPRLLCRADEYIPYPHHHHSHPHHQKPSGPYHDVMMIDGLVTPSCPCRDCCLRREDFRTLHLDREEGIHWEREAELHRDIGLRRGREADMQRGAEIWDQESGLRRGREMPLQWDRDREAELQWEREQEAEYWHRRATVSPYGPHGHELPAFNVDPLPAGHPAYPEPSRSHSHAHLDLKYSSSSSGYQTPHQTCPCSPYQPSPSESRGYASDYQSESTSPLPPPSASCPGPVHHGSRPIDNQTDSHPQQYTSEATAWRSHITHGSLRRTHQDPHAPCSTPSDISGPPTPVHTSSPLQFQESPSLSVHEYDSRDVNSESSSAHSHNRTHPLALQSNSTSPGSRQAVLSSSQEIPEIHPFPATPTTAQNLSAPLTTHPAQQSSAEHCAPLTPPSESIQPQTNSSPTDATVPPTGVMVPQSTIKPAPTTDLSSHIPSESIPADLQSNGVSPSPEPDTTSASSVPASPQPPTGEHESSSSPEPPVPGFATLGRKLMLGSETSLPAGHSMDGSPSSTPTFPVSPVCCTPSPPPGSYSGCPTTSIPQPPLPEKRRPSGLPGSPNGRSGMLRGSMSHQPSGQHHVTFSPSVGELTMPAGQGEVVVEGEMGSRVSVKFVQDSSRFWYKPGISREQAIAALKEREPGAFLIRDSNSFQGAYGLALKVASPPPNVNNHSSKGGDPLEQLVRHFLIETGPRGVKIKGCQNEPYFGSLSALVYQHSITPISLPCDLRIPDKDPIGEVVEVQPVSNMSTAADLLKQGAACNVLYLNSVETESLTGPQAIAKATGATMSRSPRPSATVVHFKVSAQGITLTDSQRRVFFRRHYPISSVTFSSVDPQDRRWTNSDSTTSKVFGFVAKKPGSVAENVCHLFAELDPEQPATAIINFINKVMLAPQRR, encoded by the exons TCTGCAAAACAGCTACTCATAAAAAATGTGAAGCCAAG ATCAGCACAGCCTGCATCCCAGCGCAGCCCTCCGAACTG CGAAGGGGAACGTCCTCCTCTAGACACATTCAGCATCTG GGCTCGACCAAGTCTCTGACCCACAGCAAACAGAGAAACACTCTCCCGAG gagctTCAGCGTGGATCGGGTGATGGACAGAGTGATGGAGAGACACTATGATTTCGATCTCACATACATCACAGAGAGGATCATCTGTGTCTTTTTCCCTCCTCTGCTGGAAGAGCAGCGGTACCGCCTGAACCTCAGGGAGGTGGCAGCCATGCTCAAGTCCAAACACCAGGACAAGTTTCTG TTATTCAATCTGTCTGAGCGAAGGAATGACATCACCCGCTTAAACCCAAAG GTTCATGACTTCGGCTGGCCAGATATGCACGCTCCTCCTTTGGATAAGATCTGTGCCATGTGCAAAGTCATGGAGAACTGGCTGAACTCTGACCCCCAGCATGTGGTCGTTCTGCACTGTAAG GGCAACAAAGGAAAGACGGGTGTTATCATTGCTGCCTACATGCATTACAGCAAGATATCAGCAGG GGCAGATCAGGCCCTCAGCACATTGACCATGAGGAAGTTTTGTGAAGATAAAGTGTCATCCTCTCTCCAACCCTCTCAGAACAG GTATATCTATTACTTCGGAGGCCTGCTCTCAGGGGCCATCAAAATGAACAGCAGCCCACTCTTCCTCCATCATGTCCTCATTCCTACCATCCCCAATTTCCAGGAAGACGGAG GTTTCTTCCCTTTCCTGAAGATCTATCAGTCCATGCAGCTTGTCTACACTTCTGGCATATA TGACGTGCAGGGCTCTGGGAGCAGACGGCTGATTGTTACTATTGAGCCTGCACTGCTGCTGAAAGGAGACATCATG GTTAAATGTTATCACAGACGGGTTCAGTCTGCTGAGAGGGACTCTGTGTTTCGACTGCAGTTTCATACGTGCACCATTCATGGTGCTCAGCTCTGGTTCGGCAAAGGGGAACTGGATGAAGCTTGTTCAG ATGACAGATTTCCCTCAGATGCCACAGTGGAGTTTGTGTTTTCATCTGGGCCTGAGAAAATCAAAG GGAGGGCGAGCCAGAGGAATGATCCAGCTGTCAGCGTTGACTATAACATGAATGATCCTGTGGTGCGCTGGGATTCTTATGAGAACTTCAATCAGAGACATCAGGACAGCCTAGAGG ATATCGCACACACACATGGGCCTCTAGATGGCAGCCTGTATGCACAAGTAAAAAAGCGTTGTGCTGCAGGCTCCACCTCCCTGCCTTACACCAATGGAAGCCCTGCAAGGAGTTCTGAGGAGAGGCCAAGTCAGCTTCAGTCTGTTAGTACTGATTCTGGACACTCATCTGTGCCACCTGGCCAGCTCGATGAACCGACTCGACAGGCCCCGCCTACTCAGCAAGAGAGGGAGGAGCTTGAGCGTCTGCTGGGTGGGATTGAAGGAGATGGAGGGAGGGATCGTGACCGAGAGACGGCCATTTTGGATGACTGTGATTCCTTGCCTCCTGAAAGGACTGGGTCACTGAGGTTAGGCCGTTCATGCTCATGTCGGGTGGGCTATAGATCCCAGCGTTGTGCTGAGCCTGGATGCGATGGACTCCACCACTTACCTAATGGATACTGCCTTGATCGTCCCACCAACACTAATGGACACACGGGGGCTCCTTCTCCAGGGATGCCATCTGTCATTGGGCTTTGCCAACACCACAGTGCCAATCCTCACCAAACCCTGCCACCACCAGATCTTCTTTGGGACCGTCAACAAAGTTCACAGCTCTACCTTCATCGCACTTGCACAGAGGGGCAATCACACCACCTGTGTCCATATCCATCCCAAGAGATCAGTCCACCTCCACATAGTCTGAATCCCCGACTGCTCTGTAGGGCGGACGAGTACATTCCATACCCCCACCATCACCACAGTCATCCACATCACCAAAAACCCAGCGGACCCTACCACGATGTCATGATGATAGATGGCCTAGTGACACCCAGCTGTCCCTGTCGAGACTGCTGTCTACGGCGAGAAGATTTCCGCACCCTCCATTTGGACAGAGAGGAGGGCATACACTGGGAAAGGGAGGCAGAGCTTCACCGGGATATTGGGTTAAGACGGGGCAGAGAGGCTGATATGCAAAGAGGGGCGGAGATATGGGACCAGGAGTCAGGGCTAAGAAGGGGCAGAGAAATGCCTCTGCAGTGGGACAGAGACCGAGAAGCAGAACTACAGTGGGAGAGAGAACAAGAGGCAGAATACTGGCACAGAAGGGCTACCGTATCCCCCTACGGGCCTCACGGTCATGAATTACCAGCATTTAATGTTGATCCACTTCCCGCAGGCCATCCTGCATATCCAGAACCCTCCCGGTCCCACTCTCATGCCCATCTGGATCTCAAGTACAGCAGCAGTTCCAGTGGATATCAAACACCACACCAGACCTGCCCCTGCTCCCCCTACCAGCCTTCTCCCTCAGAGAGTCGCGGCTATGCCTCGGATTACCAGTCTGAGTCCACGTCCCCTCTTCCCCCTCCCTCCGCCTCCTGCCCTGGCCCAGTGCACCATGGCAGCAGACCTATAGATAACCAAACAGACTCCCACCCTCAGCAGTACACCTCTGAAGCAACAGCTTGGCGTAGTCACATTACCCATGGTTCCCTACGGCGGACACATCAAGATCCACATGCCCCATGTTCAACACCCTCTGATATTTCAGGACCTCCAACACCAGTCCACACAAGCAGTCCTTTGCAATTCCAGGAAAG tCCTAGCCTGAGTGTCCATGAGTATGACTCAAGAGATGTTAACAGTGAAAGCAGCTCAGCCCACTCCCACAACAGGACGCATCCACTTGCCCTACAGTCAAACAGTACCAGTCCTGGGTCTCGGCAAGCGGTACTTTCTTCCAGTCAAGAGATTCCTGAGATACACCCCTTTCCTGCCACACCCACCACTGCCCAAAATCTCTCTGCCCCACTTACTACACATCCCGCCCAACAAAGCTCAGCAGAACACTGCGCCCCTTTAACACCTCCATCAGAATCCATCCAACCACAGACAAACAGCTCGCCAACTGATGCTACGGTGCCACCCACAGGGGTAATGGTACCACAATCAACTATTAAACCAGCACCCACAACCGACCTCTCTTCTCACATCCCATCCGAGTCCATCCCAGCTGACTTGCAGAGCAATGGAGTATCACCATCTCCTGAACCAGACACCACTTCTGCTTCTTCAGTCCCTGCTTCCCCTCAACCACCCACTGGTGAACATGAGAGCTCATCCTCCCCTGAACCCCCAGTGCCTGGATTTGCCACGCTGGGCAGGAAGCTGATGTTGGGCTCTGAAACCTCACTTCCTGCGGGACACAGTATGGATGGCAGCCCCAGCTCCACTCCCACCTTCCCTGTCTCTCCTGTCTGCTGcaccccatctcctccaccaggctcCTACTCGGGGTGCCCAACCACCTCCATCCCACAGCCTCCCCTCCCAGAGAAACGCCGCCCATCTGGCCTGCCAGGATCACCCAACGGGAGGTCTGGAatgctgagggggtccatgaGCCATCAGCCCTCTGGGCAACACCACGTTACCTTCTCCCCTTCAGTAGGAGAGCTGACCATGCCCGCTGGACAGGGTGAAGTCGTTGTGGAGGGTGAGATGGGCAGCCGTGTCAGTGTGAAATTTGTTCAGGACAGCTCTCGTTTTTGGTATAAACCTGGTATCTCTAGAGAGCAAG CTATTGCAGCACTGAAGGAAAGAGAGCCAGGGGCCTTCCTCATCCGAGACAGTAACTCTTTCCAGGGGGCCTACGGTCTGGCCCTGAAAGTTGCCAGCCCACCCCCCAACGTCAATAACCATAGCAGCAAAG GAGGAGACCCTCTGGAACAGCTGGTTCGACACTTCCTGATTGAGACAGGGCCTCGAGGAGTGAAGATTAAGGGCTGTCAAAATGAGCCCTACTTTG GGAGTCTTTCAGCACTGGTGTATCAGCATTCCATTACACCAATCTCTCTGCCCTGTGACCTCCGCATCCCTGATAAAG ACCCAATCGGTGAAGTCGTGGAGGTTCAGCCTGTCAGTAACATGAGTACAGCTGCAGACCTTCTGAAACAGGGAGCAG CCTGCAATGTGCTGTACCTGAACTCAGTTGAGACCGAGTCTCTCACGGGACCCCAGGCTATCGCTAAGGCCACAGGGGCCACAATGTCACGCAGCCCTCGGCCCTCTGCGACAGTGGTTCACTTTAAGGTGTCTGCCCAGGGCATAACACTGACAGACAGTCAGCGCAG GGTGTTTTTCAGGAGACATTATCCAATCAGCAGCGTGACTTTCAGCAGTGTGGACCCACAAGACAGGAG GTGGACTAACTCAGACAGCACGACCTCTAA AGTGTTTGGTTTTGTTGCCAAGAAGCCCGGCAGTGTGGCGGAGAATGTGTGCCATCTCTTTGCAGAGCTGGATCCCGAACAGCCCGCGACCGCCATCATCAACTTCATTAACAAAGTAATGCTGGCTCCACAGAGACGCTAG